The Penicillium digitatum chromosome 6, complete sequence genome has a window encoding:
- a CDS encoding DNA repair protein Rad18, putative gives MPSRKRVQVSADSDEESDRSNQPAVSSSRKRQRTNSESSANSESSTSSRAAINTADSLLAVNDDALLDDEDELEFRQTQIIQEKYSHLIDEANVPAEHGILERVECYNFMCHDHFYVELGPLINFIVGKNGSGKSAILTAITLCLGGKASATNRGQSLKSFIKEGKENSTIIVRIKNQGDGAYLADDFGKTIIVERHFSRSGTSGFKIKSENGRIVSTKKGELDAITDYFSLQIENPMNVLSQDMARQFLSTSSPAEKYKFFVKGVQLEQLDNDYRLVEESLDLIEEKLRTSAQDVQVLQNRKELAKKKLDISDQHDYLRNRIRNIRGQMAWAQVEEQERMEISLTEQIVEADRKITEAESRLTRFDAAFDGVAAEETAAGEHSWRAAVAVNEAQEERDKIKEKLDAEMAGRHDLQAEQRQIREYLKAAESRIQETQQKVDDENQRLADVSDGGYARKQDECEQAANDASAAQREYEEHRQGAARLREDLETAERDFAETEGPLEQKHREIGQAENQLQNLTNEGGSRQSGFNVKMPALLKAIVQEKSWEATPVGPIGHYVTLLEPKWSSILERVFGGTLASFIVSSKNDMKLLFDIMRRVQCNCPIFIGSDGRLDTSAHEPDPQHNTVLRTLQIDNELVRRQLIINHGIEQMLLIEDVNEASAVLFDGARPRNVKRCYSIDPKDRRRGLHLSYSRAGEPSQAPVMGWTDGPRMKSDVALQINAQRDIIADLKRQQKDFEQSLATARSRVEASKQALLRHGRTEKDLQIQMQRKEDHAEGLRDALDKENAEDGRIDALQAALKEAEDEKQLNEGSYKDSEAAMKATLQTIKEIRRELSAKDSELATLREKLQVAESEQNLVKTKQTKILDEKNEAVGLIDQDKQTKAEIEARKEVVKARVVEYNEKANLVSSRVPVDEGETPGSLDKKLDKLSRDLARYNLELGSSREEIAADATRTAATYDRALQQLEQFSALSQALKDTLQNRKKRWEIFRSHISSRAKAQFTYLLSERSFRGRLLADHTNKLLDLQVEPDITKDDSTGRGAKTLSGGEKSFSQVCLLLSLWEAMGSPIRCLDEFDVYMDHINRKMAIDMLMVAARRSIGRQFILITPGSKTDITISADVRVKELAEPERGQTTLTFRR, from the exons ATGCCATCTCGCAAGCGCGTGCAGGTGTCTGCGGACTCCGACGAGGAAAGCGATAGGTCTAACCAGCCAGCCGTGAGTTCCTCG AGGAAACGACAGCGGACGAATTCAGAGAGCTCAGCAAACTCGGAATCTTCAACCTCTTCCCGCGCTGCTATCAACACCGCCGATTCACTTCTAGCCGTCAACGACGATGCGCTTCTCGACGACGAGGACGAGCTAGAGTTCCGTCAGACTCAGATCATACAAGAAAAATACTCGCATCTGATAGATGAAGCCAACGTGCCAGCCGAACATGGAATCCTCGAACGTGTTGAGTGCTACAATTTCATGTGTCATGATCACTTCTACGTGGAGTTGGGGCCATTGATCAACTTCATTGTTGGAAAGAATGGCAGCGGCAAGAGTGCGATTTTGACAGCGATCACCCTTTGTTTAGGTGGCAAAGCTTCGGCGACAAATCGCGGCCAAAGTCTCAAAAGTTTTATCAAAGAGGGCAAAGAAAATAGCACGATCATCGTTCGTATCAAGAATCAAGGCGACGGTGCCTATTTGGCAGACGATTTTGGAAAAACCATTATCGTCGAGCGTCATTTCTCCCGAAGCGGCACCAGCGGGTTCAAGATCAAGTCAGAGAACGGGCGCATCGTCTCGACTAAAAAGGGTGAGCTGGATGCCATCACAGACTACTTTTCTCTGCAGATCGAAAACCCTATGAACGTACTCTCCCAGGATATGGCCCGTCAGTTCTTGAGTACATCGAGCCCAGCTGAGAAATACAAATTCTTTGTCAAAGGCGTCCAGTTGGAACAGCTCGATAACGACTACCGGCTAGTGGAGGAATCCCTTGACTTGATTGAAGAAAAGCTCAGAACATCAGCCCAAGACGTACAGGTCCTCCAAAACCGCAAAGAGCTGGCCAAGAAAAAACTGGACATCTCTGACCAGCACGATTATCTGAGAAACCGGATCAGAAATATCCGAGGCCAAATGGCTTGGGCTCAAgttgaagagcaagaaaGA ATGGAAATCTCACTCACCGAACAAATTGTCGAGGCAGATCGGAAGATTACTGAAGCCGAATCTCGCCTCACTCGGTTTGATGCTGCCTTTGACGGAGTCGCCGCGGAAGAAACAGCCGCGGGTGAACACTCCTGGCGAGCTGCCGTGGCAGTGAATGAGGCCCAAGAGGAAAGGGACAaaataaaagaaaaattGGACGCTGAGATGGCCGGCCGGCATGACCTACAG GCGGAACAACGCCAGATCAGGGAATATCTCAAAGCGGCCGAGTCCAGAATCCAGGAAACCCAGCAAAAAGTCGACGATGAGAATCAGCGTCTAGCAGATGTGAGCGACGGCGGCTACGCTCGAAAACAAGACGAGTGTGAGCAAGCCGCCAACGATGCTTCTGCTGCCCAAAGAGAATACGAGGAGCATCGCCAAGGTGCCGCTCGCTTACGGGAAGATCTCGAAACCGCCGAGAGAGATTTTGCAGAAACCGAAGGCCCACTTGAACAGAAACATCGCGAGATTGGTCAAGCGGAGAACCAACTTCAGAATCTCACCAATGAAGGTGGATCAAGACAGTCCGGCTTCAATGTCAAAATGCCCGCACTCCTAAAAGCCATTGTACAGGAAAAATCATGGGAGGCAACCCCTGTCGGCCCCATTGGTCACTATGTCACTCTGCTAGAACCGAAGTGGTCATCTATCCTGGAAAGAGTGTTTGGTGGTACGCTTGCCAGTTTCATCGTTTCATCCAAAAATGACATGAAGCTTCTTTTCGATATCATGCGACGGGTTCAGTG CAACTGTCCAATCTTCATTGGCTCTGATGGCCGTTTGGATACCTCGGCACACGAACCAGACCCCCAACACAACACTGTCTTACGAACACTTCAG ATCGATAACGAATTAGTCCGGCGACAGCTGATCATCAACCATGGGATTGAACAAATGCTGTTGATCGAGGATGTAAACGAAGCTTCTGCTGTGTTATTCGACGGTGCGCGACCAAGAAATGTTAAGCGCTGCTATTCCATTGATCCAAAAGACCGACGTCGAGGACTCCATCTTTCATACAGTCGAGCTGGAGAACCGAGTCAGGCTCCTGTCATGGGATGGACCGATGGCCCGCGCATGAAATCCGACGTGGCCTTGCAAATCAA CGCACAACGCGACATTATTGCAGACCTCAAACGCCAACAGAAGGACTTTGAACAGTCATTGGCAACTGCCCGGTCACGCGTCGAGGCCAGCAAACAGGCACTACTCCGACATGGAAGAACCGAGAAAGATCTGCAAATTCAAATGCAACGAAAAGAAGATCATGCCGAGGGACTCAGAGATGCCCTGGACAAAGAGAACGCCGAGGATGGACGCATTGATGCGCTTCAGGCAGCGTTAAAAGAAGCTGAAGATGAGAAGCAGCTCAATGAGGGATCGTACAAGGATAGCGAGGCAGCCATGAAAGCCACGTTGCAGACCATCAAAGAAATCCGGCGAGAACTATCTGCCAAGGACTCTGAACTTGCAACCCTCCGGGAAAAACTACAAGTTGCTGAAAGCGAGCAAAACCTTGTGAAAACAAAGCAAACCAAGATCCTCGACGAGAAGAACGAAGCTGTTGGACTTATTGACCAAGATAAACAGACCAAGGCTGAAATCGAAGCGAGAAAAGAAGTGGTAAAAGCACGGGTTGTTGAATACAATGAAAAAGCCAACTTGGTTTCTTCTCGAGTTCCTGTGGACGAAGGAGAAACACCCGGCAGCCTCGACAAAAAACTCGATAAACTAAGCCGTGATCTGGCTCGTTACAACTTGGA GTTGGGAAGTTCTCGAGAGGAAATTGCTGCTGATGCAACAAGGACTGCGGCAACCTATGATCGAGCCTTGCAGCAGCTTGAACAATTTTCGGCCTTGAGTCAG GCCCTGAAAGATACCCTCCAGAACCGCAAAAAGAGATGGGAAATCTTCAGATCCCACATCTCCTCTCGAGCTAAGGCTCAGTTCACCTATCTATTAAGTGAGAGAAGTTTCCGTGGCCGGCTTCTCGCTGATCATACCAACAAACTTCTTGACTTACAA GTTGAGCCTGATATCACTAAAGACGATAGCACCGGGAGAGGTGCAAAGACACTGTCCGGTGGAGAAAAATCGTTCTCACAAGTCTGTCTGCTGTTGTCTCTCTGGGAAGCCATGGGATCCCCAATACGTTGTCTTGATGAATT CGATGTGTACATGGATCACATCAACCGAAAGATGGCAATTGATATGCTT ATGGTTGCAGCTAGACGCTCTATCGGGCGACAGTTCATTCTGATCACGCCTGGTAGCAAGACCGATATCACCATCTCTGCAGATGTCAGGGTGAAGGAGCTGGCAGAGCCAGAGCGTGGCCAAACGACACTAACCTTCCGGCGCTGA
- a CDS encoding Non-canonical poly(A) RNA polymerase PAPD5 codes for MQLLSLPFRIRPSHLFRPFHSSVTAAKTSDVFANSLRKTLEAHRSTNRSRLIRKIYPLEDSAGLWRPEISYERRADYQPPAEPTLPSSEHPPGTSDPASKKRQKKRQSQVDISSHQSLINRHGKDAIQPAGTGRPAQSPWLTNLELPRANAEITLDAEIRALDQYLLPTAQERDRVEKLRAEIASLLKAVVSHAPRVIGSHCTGLVLAHSDLDFILPYKDLPRSLERGRRPSPTRPQVQGAHTRLLRQVQRALQHTDIFGDSVKLSEKRNPSLSACHQPTGLLLQFYCGDGIPAITEYLQDYQAEYPALRPLYVVTRTLLEARDLFGSPQASIGPDALAMLIVAFLKINHGRFPGPNNLGDQFLALLQFFGTQVDLQSVVVSVDPPKLFSADMLPVASEADEPAYQRGQRSLISAKRTAAAKRNFLVAQRLCIQDPTHYMNDLGRSCTRTSELQAAFAAAYQKLCHACDEWAGVGNIKSSSVLATTLQANFDGLEKVRNQLAYL; via the coding sequence ATGCAGCTTTTGAGCTTACCTTTCCGTATCCGTCCCTCTCACCTCTTTCGCCCATTCCATAGCTCTGTTACAGCAGCCAAGACTTCCGATGTCTTTGCTAATAGCCTCCGAAAGACCCTAGAAGCCCATCGATCCACAAACCGGTCTCGTTTAATCCGCAAAATTTACCCCCTTGAAGATTCCGCGGGACTCTGGCGACCCGAGATCTCATATGAGAGGCGCGCCGACTACCAACCACCCGCAGAACCAACTCTACCGAGCTCGGAACACCCGCCTGGTACTTCTGATCCGGCGTCTAAAAAGCGCCAGAAAAAGCGCCAAAGTCAAGTGGATATATCGTCCCATCAATCACTCATTAATCGACATGGAAAAGATGCGATTCAGCCTGCTGGAACAGGTCGTCCGGCACAGAGTCCATGGCTGACAAATTTGGAGCTGCCTCGCGCCAATGCTGAGATCACCCTGGATGCAGAAATTCGAGCATTGGATCAATACCTGCTTCCAACGGCTCAGGAAAGAGACCGTGTAGAGAAGCTGAGGGCAGAGATAGCCTCACTTCTCAAAGCAGTGGTTTCACATGCTCCAAGAGTTATTGGTTCCCACTGCACGGGTCTTGTCCTGGCGCACTCAGATCTTGACTTTATACTGCCGTATAAAGATCTTCCCAGATCACTAGAACGTGGTCGAAGACCGAGCCCCACGCGGCCTCAGGTCCAAGGTGCCCATACCCGTCTTCTGCGTCAAGTCCAAAGAGCATTACAGCACACGGACATATTCGGCGATAGCGTGAAACTATCTGAAAAGCGAAACCCATCGCTATCCGCTTGCCACCAGCCGACTGGATTGTTGCTACAATTTTATTGTGGCGACGGTATCCCTGCCATCACGGAGTATTTGCAAGATTATCAGGCTGAATATCCTGCCCTGCGGCCTCTATACGTAGTAACACGCACATTGTTAGAGGCGCGTGACCTTTTTGGCTCACCGCAGGCGAGCATTGGACCGGATGCGCTAGCCATGCTCATCGTAGCATTCCTGAAGATAAACCATGGCCGGTTTCCAGGGCCCAATAACTTGGGTGACCAATTCCTTGCTCTTCTGCAGTTCTTTGGCACTCAGGTTGACCTCCAATCGGTTGTTGTTTCCGTTGATCCTCCCAAACTTTTCAGCGCAGACATGTTACCTGTAGCTTCCGAGGCTGATGAACCTGCCTACCAGCGCGGTCAACGTTCTCTGATCAGTGCCAAGCGGACCGCTGCAGCGAAGCGAAATTTTTTGGTTGCCCAACGGTTATGCATACAAGATCCTACTCATTACATGAATGATCTAGGTCGGTCATGTACTCGGACTTCCGAGTTGCAGGCTGCATTTGCAGCTGCGTATCAGAAGCTTTGTCACGCGTGCGATGAATGGGCAGGCGTTGGCAATATCAAGAGTTCAAGTGTCCTTGCCACTACTCTACAGGCTAATTTTGATGGGCTAGAGAAGGTGCGCAACCAACTCGCGTACCTCTAG
- a CDS encoding Alpha,alpha-trehalose-phosphate synthase subunit Tps2, putative produces MSEPESPAQVPDDQPNPVIVGPGLKALKNEAYAQATNATPSLEKISNEAPSYFDNLPGAKAVTTDPSETKPQSAQTEGRASSGMDLLRRLSLTSNSPMSTEVDPRVQHPGLRLSGRLISAAFCIPYKLKFRSGSDWTLKSRSGTSALFDSFANLASDETSWSHTLVGWTGEVEPDMDMKLSLQQLHANSTVKAPLIPSNLVANQPLNKAAAPVPVDGTKKPPAHPLVEGISVTQRDRERLDEQLSSGRHGRVLPVWLSDESEEPEDTILLKDQGRWRRYAERELYPLLHYKQHGPTDGRSERRWWADYVRLNQLFADRIVQEYQEGDVVWVHDYHLFLLPSMLRQLIPNIYVGFFLHSPFPSSEFVRCLAKRKEILEGVLGANMIGFQTFSYSRHFTSCCTRVLGFESNSAGVDAYGAHVAVDVFPIGIDAHSIQKAAFGAPDIEKTVLGIRKLYAGKKIIVGRDRLDSVRGVAQKLQAFEIFLERYPEWRDKVVLIQVTSPTSVEEEKEDPENKIAGQISNLVSTINGRFGSLSFSPVQYYPQYLSPREYFALLRVADVGLITTVRDGMNTTSLEYIVCQHTNHSPLILSEFSGTAGTLPSAIHINPWDMVGVAGAINQALNMPDEQRKEQHLKLYKHVVTNTVSMWSRQYLNRLLTNLSSFDQSVATPALDRAKLMKQYRKARRRLFMFDYDGTLTPIVKDPQAAIPSDRVLRTLKSLSADPRNAVWIISGRDQAFLDEWMGHIPELGLSAEHGCFIRKPGSEDWENLAERSNMGWQKEVVDVFQHYTERTQGSFIERKRVALTWHYRRADPEYGAFQARECRKALEDTVAKRWDVEVMAGKANLEVRPTFVNKGFIATRLVNEYGTAPGKTPEFILCLGDDFTDEDMFRALKKFDLPRDHVYSVTVGASSKQTDASWHLLEPADVIGSIQMLFSSANQDH; encoded by the exons ATGTCCGAACCAGAAAGCCCCGCGCAGGTGCCTGATGACCAGCCAAACCCGGTCATCGTCGGACCTGGGTTGAAGGCGCTCAAAAATGAAGCATATGCCCAAGCGACAAATGCGACACCTAGTCTGGAGAAGATATCGAATGAAGCCCCTTCATACTTTGACAATCTCCCCGGGGCAAAGGCTGTAACCACCGACCCGTCTGAGACCAAGCCCCAGTCAGCGCAGACTGAAGGGAGGGCATCATCTGGCATGGATTTATTGCGCCGCTTAAGCTTGACGTCGAACTCTCCCATGTCTACCGAGGTTGATCCACGCGTACAACACCCAGGACTTCGTTTGAGTGGCCGCCTCATCAGCGCCGCTTTCTGTATACCATACAAGCTCAAATTTCGATCGGGATCAGACTGG ACTCTCAAGTCGCGCTCTGGTACTTCGGCGCTGTTCGATTCATTTGCAAATCTTGCATCGGACGAGACTTCTTGGTCACACACCTTGGTAGGCTGGACTGGAGAGGTCGAGCCTGATATGGATATGAAACTATCCTTACAGCAACTACATGCCAATTCTACAGTCAAGGCACCTCTAATCCCCAGTAACCTTGTTGCCAACCAACCATTGAACAAGGCTGCTGCGCCGGTTCCCGTGGATGGAACCAAGAAGCCACCCGCACATCCACTGGTAGAGGGAATTAGCGTCACCCAACGGGACCGAGAACGACTCGATGAACAGCTGAGCTCGGGTCGTCATGGCCGGGTATTGCCTGTGTGGTTATCGGATGAATCAGAAGAGCCAGAAGATACTATTCTGCTGAAAGATCAAGGGAGATGGCGCCGTTATGCCGAACGTGAGCTATACCCTCTACTCCATTATAAGCAACATGGCCCGACTGATGGCCGATCTGAGCGGCGGTGGTGGGCCGATTATGTGCGCCTGAACCAGTTGTTTGCGGATCGCATCGTGCAGGAATATCAAGAAGGAGACGTTGTCTGGGTTCATGATTATCATTTGTTCCTTCTGCCCAGTATGCTGCGGCAACTTATCCCGAATATCTACGTGGGATTCTTCTTACATTCGCCTTTTCCCAGCAGCGAGTTTGTCAGGTGTCTTGCGAAGCGCAAGGAGATACTGGAGGGAGTCTTGGGTGCCAACATGATTGGATTCCAAACATTTTCCTACTCTCGACACTTTACCTCGTGCTGCACCCGTGTTTTGGGCTTTGAGTCCAATTCTGCCGGTGTTGATGCATACGGGGCCCATGTTGCAGTAGATGTCTTCCCCATTGGTATCGATGCACATTCGATTCAAAAAGCCGCCTTTGGAGCCCCAGATATCGAGAAGACTGTGTTGGGTATTCGCAAGCTCTATGCTGGAAAGAAAATCATCGTTGGCCGCGACCGGCTGGACAGTGTTCGCGGCGTTGCGCAGAAGCTACAGGCATTCGAGATTTTCCTCGAGCGCTATCCGGAATGGCGTGACAAAGTCGTCCTCATCCAGGTGACAAGCCCAACTAGtgtggaagaggagaaggaaGACCCTGAAAACAAGATTGCTGGCCAAATATCCAATTTGGTTTCGACCATCAATGGAAGATTTGGCTCATTGAGTTTCTCGCCCGTCCAGTACTATCCGCAATACTTGTCACCGCGCGAGTACTTCGCGCTGTTGCGTGTAGCCGATGTCGGATTGATCACTACGGTGCGAGATGGCATGAACACAACGAGTTTGGAATATATTGTCTGTCAACACACCAACCACAGCCCTTTGATTCTTTCTGAATTTTCTGGAACGGCGGGCACCCTGCCCAGTGCCATCCACATCAACCCGTGGGATATGGTTGGGGTGGCTGGAGCGATCAACCAAGCATTGAATATGCCAGACGAGCAGCGAAAGGAACAACACCTCAAGCTATACAAGCATGTGGTGACCAACACAGTTTCTATGTGGTCTAGGCAGTACCTCAATCGCCTGCTGACCAATCTTTCGTCCTTTGACCAATCGGTCGCTACACCTGCACTGGATCGTGCGAAATTAATGAAGCAGTACCGTAAAGCTCGTCGACGACTTTTCATGTTCGACTACGATGGTACATTGACACCAATTGTCAAGGACCCTCAGGCGGCCATTCCTTCAGATCGGGTACTCCGCACTTTGAAGAGCCTATCTGCCGATCCACGAAATGCCGTGTGGATCATCAGTGGACGAGACCAGGCTTTTCTAGACGAGTGGATGGGCCATATTCCAGAACTTGGATTGAGTGCCGAGCACGGTTGTTTTATCCGGAAGCCCGGATCTGAGGACTGGGAGAACCTGGCCGAGAGAAGCAACATGGGATGGCAGAAGGAAGTGGTTGATGTTTTCCAACATTACACAGAGCGAACCCAGGGTTCATTCATTGAACGAAAACGGGTAGCATTGACCTGGCACTATCGTCGCGCAGACCCAGAGTACGGTGCGTTCCAGGCTCGCGAGTGTCGAAAGGCTTTGGAGGACACCGTCGCCAAAAGGTGGGATGTGGAGGTCATGGCAGGAAAGGCCAATCTAGAGGTTCGACCAACCTTTGTGAACAAGGGGTTTATCGCCACTCGGTTGGTCAACGAATATGGCACGGCCCCAGGGAAGACCCCGGAGTTCATCCTATGTTTGGGTGATGACTTCACAGATGAAG ATATGTTCCGAGCTCTCAAGAAGTTTGATCTACCACGCGACCATGTTTACTCGGTTACGGTGGGTGCTAGCTCAAAGCAGACCGATGCCAGCTGGCACTTATTGGAACCGGCCGATGTTATTGGATCAATTCAGATGCTTTTCAGCAGCGCCAACCAAGACCACTGA
- a CDS encoding MFS monocarboxylate transporter, putative, with protein sequence MADFSKKPSSTTEEHGDEKNESIDLSLTYHPSDEESTVGCEPNLAHVPTNTSALNRTLSAVRTRESGKDLGPPPDGGFQAWSQVALAHFVIFNTWGYVNSFGVFQTYYSQTLGHPPSDISWVGSIQIFLLFFIGTFSGRATDAGYFTLTLACGAILECFSIFMTSLCTKYWQLFLAQGVGQGVGCGLMFCPTLALISTYFSKNRGIAIGIVASGSATGGLVFPAVIMKMLPQIGYEWTIRTLGFISVATLTPCVLFLKQRLPPCKSGPIVEWAAFTELSYLMFAIGMFLNFWGLYVGFFYIGSFSRNIISVSNDRSIDMILVMNGVGLVGRLVPNLLADQFTGPLNLLIPSSFATALVGYCWAAVNDISGLWTFASFYGFFAAGIQSLFPATLSTLTTEMKKIGVRMGMILSVVAVAALTGSPIAGELVFRDDGNYLNSELVPNFVSLKKTFEVFATLPNSSEISIT encoded by the exons ATGGCCGATTTCTCCAAGAAGCCCTCAAGTACGACTGAAGAACATGGAGACGAGAAGAACGAGAGCATAGATCTAAGCCTCACTTACCACCCCTCAGACGAAGAATCAACTGTGGGCTGTGAGCCCAACCTAGCGCATGTACCTACCAACACCAGCGCCTTGAACCGTACACTGTCGGCGGTGCGCACTCGGGAATCTGGCAAAGATCTCGGCCCACCCCCGGATGGAGGATTTCAGGCTTGGTCGCAGGTTGCTCTTGCACACTTCGTCATCTTCAATACATGGGGTTACGTCAATAGCTTCGGCGTCTTCCAGACATACTATTCCCAGACACTGGGACATCCACCATCGGACATCTCCTGGGTCGGTAGCATCCAGATCTTTTTGTTATTTTTTATTGGCACTTTCTCCGGCAGAGCCACCGATGCCGGCTATTTCACACTTACCCTAGCATGCGGAGCTATCTTGGAATGCTTTAGTATCTTCATGACCTCGCTCTGTACCAAGTACTGGCAGCTATTCCTAGCACAGGGTGTTGGCCAAGGAGTTGGGTGCGGGCTCATGTTCTGCCCAACATtggctttgatctcgacttaTTTCTCCAAGAACCGTGGGATCGCCATTGGAATCGTTGCGTCTGGTTCTGCCACGGGTGGTCTGGTCTTCCCGGCTGTTATCATGAAGATGCTGCCCCAGATCGGATATGAGTGGACGATTCGGACGTTGGGCTTTATTTCAGTGGCCACGCTGACTCCTTGTGTCCTATTTCTCAAGCAGCGTCTTCCTCCGTGCAAGAGTGGCCCGATTGTCGAGTGGGCAGCCTTCACCGAGCTGTCCTACTTGATGTTTGCGATTGGCATGTTCTTGAACTTCTGGGGCCTATATGTCGGCTTTTTCTACATCGGCAGTTTTAGTCGTAACATCATCAGCGTGTCAAATGATCGATCCATTGACATGATATTGGTCATGAATGGAGTCGGATTGGTTGGGCGATTGGTCCCCAATCTGCTAGCTGATCAGTTCACTGGTCCTCTCAACCTGTTGATCCCGTCCAGTTTTGCGACGGCCTTGGTTGGCTACTGCTGGGCAGCAGTCAACGATATCTCCGGACTGTGGACATTTGCCTCGTTTTATGGCTTCTTTGCTGCGGGTATTCAATCGTTATTCCCAGCGACCCTCAGCACCCTCACGACggaaatgaagaagatcggTGTACGCATGGGCATGATTCTCAGCGTGGTGGCAGTGGCAGCTCTGACAGGGTCTCCTATCGCTGGTGAGCTAGTTTTTCGTGATGATGGCAATTACCT TAACTCCGAACTCGTTCCCAACTTTGTatctttaaaaaaaacctttGAAGTCTTCGCAACACTTCCAAATTCTTCAG AGATATCCATTACTTGA
- a CDS encoding Casein kinase substrate, phosphoprotein PP28 → MAPRGRGGKFSKPTRGGGKHFSRDLQPLDKDGNQMGLWREPGDQIKSSGDEDSSSEEESSEESSEDEPKPTESSTTAGTREERRAAAKAKKAAALKKRGQGPAQPGDLPPSDSEGSDNELPANPNHTAKSRSQTLKAVEEPAAEPKKPAKVKDISQLSRREREAVQAQQARERYQKLHAEGKTDEAKSDLARLAIIREQREAERQRKLAEKEEKDEQAKERADAAQEREDRLRAAASGKTAKKVGGKKK, encoded by the exons ATGGCGCCccgtggtcgtggaggaaagTTTTCCAAGCCAACTCGAGGAG GAGGCAAACATTTCAGTAGAGATCTACAGCCATTAGACAAGGATGGTAACCAAATGGGTCTCTGGCGG GAGCCTGGTGATCAAATCAAGTCATCGGGCGACGAAGATTCTTCatcggaagaagaaagtTCCGAGGAGTCTAGCGAGGACGAGCCCAAGCCCACTGAGTCATCCACGACTGCAGGAACCCGTGAGGAGCGCCGTGCAGCTGCTAAAGCTAAGAAGGCAGCCGCATTGAAGAAGCGAGGCCAAGGACCAGCCCAACCGGGCGACCTACCCCCTTCAGACTCGGAAGGATCCGACAACGAGCTCCCCGCCAACCCCAACCACACTGCCAAGTCCCGCTCACAGACCCTCAAGGCCGTCGAAGAGCCCGCTGCCGAGCCCAAAAAGCCCGCTAAGGTCAAAGATATCTCGCAGTTGTCCCGGCGTGAACGTGAGGCCGTCCAGGCTCAGCAGGCCCGTGAGCGTTACCAGAAGCTGCACGCTGAGGGTAAGACCGATGAGGCGAAGTCGGATCTGGCTCGTCTTGCTATTATTCGTGAGCAGCGTGAGGCGGAGCGCCAGCGCAAGTTGgcagagaaggaggagaaggatgaGCAAGCTAAGGAACGTGCTGATGCCGCTCAGGAGCGGGAGGATCGTTTGCGCGCCGCAGCTTCAGGAAAGACTGCAAAGAAAGTTGGTGGAAAGAAGAAGTAA
- a CDS encoding Integral membrane protein, putative, with amino-acid sequence MNPHISVPRQHAGPANFGSTPASRASVRMPRFFKRLFKFPQMDFEMAVWEMTSLLIAPKKVFKSIYYHKRESLSSNLGSCIDETKNTWHRPDPSFTYLLSFFLLLTAFAWGLAYTPGFGAIIRLTFLFVFVHFIGSSLLVSTIGYFVIGRLFGPNGAAASLTGLRSSRGRRRGAAQGLFTQPGEKEQLEFGYCFDVSNRAFFPLYLHLYVVQFLLLPLLTRSPSDFLATFLGNSLYLSALIYYTYITFLGYNALPFLHNTELLLVPIIMFAVMWLVSLIAGWGIVMQGHSVKGLFWGV; translated from the exons ATGAACCCTCATATCTCCGTTCCCCGCCAACATGCCGGCCCTGCCAACTTCGGTTCAACCCCCGCAAGCCGGGCTAGCGTCCGCATGCCGCGGTTCTTCAAGAG GCTCTTCAAATTTCCACAGATGGACTTTGAAATGGCCGTTTGGGAAATGACTTCGTTGTTGATCGCACCCaagaaggtcttcaaatCGATATACTACCAT AAACGTGAGTCTTTGTCTTCCAATCTCGGATCATGTATCGATG AAACCAAAAATACATGGCACCGGCCTGATCCGTCATTCACCTACCTACTATcattcttcctcctcctcacaGCCTTTGCATGGGGCCTTGCTTATACGCCAGGCTTCGGCGCAATCATCCGCCTCACCTTCCTCTTCGTGTTCGTGCATTTCATCGGCTCCTCACTGCTCGTCTCAACAATTGGATACTTTGTCATTGGCCGTCTGTTCGGTCCGAATGGAGCTGCCGCCTCTCTAACGGGCCTGCGGAGCTCCCGTGGCCGAAGACGAGGTGCCGCTCAGGGCTTGTTTACGCAGCCAGGGGAGAAGGAGCAATTGGAGTTTGGATATTGTTTTGAC GTGTCTAACCGGGCCTTCTTTCCTCTCTATCTCCACCTCTACGTGGTGCAGTTCCTCCTTCTGCCACTCCTCACCCGTAGCCCGAGCGATTTCCTGGCTACTTTTCTCGGAAACTCGCTCTACCTCTCTGCTCTCATTTACTACACATATATCACATTCCTGGGGTACAATGCTCTTCCCTTCTTGCACAACACAGAACTTCTCCTTGTGCCCATTATCATGTTCGCCGTTATGTGGCTAGTCAGCCTGATTGCCGGTTGGGGCATTGTCATGCAAGGCCACAGCGTCAAAGGGTTGTTCTGGGGTGTGTGA